In a single window of the Nakaseomyces glabratus chromosome B, complete sequence genome:
- the KRR1 gene encoding ribosome biosynthesis protein KRR1 (CAGL0B00352g~Ortholog(s) have role in endonucleolytic cleavage in ITS1 to separate SSU-rRNA from 5.8S rRNA and LSU-rRNA from tricistronic rRNA transcript (SSU-rRNA, 5.8S rRNA, LSU-rRNA)), giving the protein MVSTYNKDKPWDTEDIDKWKIEEFKPEDNKSGQPFAEESSFMTLFPKYREAYLKSIWNDVTRALDKHHIGCTLDLVEGSMTVKTTRKTFDPAIILKARDLIKLLARSVPFPQAVKILQDDIACDVIKIGNTVANKDRFVKRRQRLVGPNGNTLKALELLTKCYILVQGNTVSAMGPYKGLKEIRRVVLDCMKNVHPIYHIKELMIKRELAKRPELANEDWSRFLPMFKKRNVARKKPSKVKAEKKVYTPFPPAQLPRKVDLQIESGEYFLSKKEKEIKKLHEQREKQAEKQILKDEERRKDYIAPKEDEYKSSHKSTKKRTSNEDKGDKDSKKRKRE; this is encoded by the coding sequence ATGGTCTCAACATACAATAAGGATAAACCATGGGATACTGAGGATATCGATAAATGGAAGATTGAAGAGTTCAAGCCAGAAGACAACAAGTCTGGACAACCATTTGCTGAAGAATCAAGCTTTATGACCTTGTTCCCCAAATACAGAGAAGCATATTTGAAGAGCATATGGAATGATGTTACCAGAGCATTGGATAAGCACCACATTGGATGTACATTAGATTTAGTTGAAGGTTCTATGACTGTTAAAACCACAAGAAAGACTTTTGATCCAGCAATAATTCTAAAGGCCAGGGATCTGATAAAACTTCTGGCAAGATCAGTGCCATTTCCACAGGCTGTGAAGATCCTTCAAGATGACATAGCCTGCGATGTTATCAAGATTGGTAATACAGTTGCTAACAAAGACAGATTTGTGAAGAGAAGACAGAGACTGGTGGGGCCTAATGGTAACACTTTAAAAGCACTTGAATTGTTGACAAAATGCTATATTCTAGTTCAAGGTAATACAGTCAGTGCTATGGGTCCATACAAAggtttgaaagaaatacgTAGAGTTGTACTAGATTGCATGAAAAATGTCCATCCAATTTATCACATCAAAGAACTAATGATCAAAAGAGAATTAGCAAAGAGACCGGAACTCGCTAACGAGGATTGGTCCAGATTTTTGCCCATgttcaagaaaagaaatgttGCAAGAAAGAAACCAAGTAAAGTTAAGGCAGAAAAGAAGGTATACACTCCATTCCCACCTGCACAACTACCTAGAAAGGTTGATCTACAAATTGAAAGCGGTGAGTATTTCTTGagtaagaaagaaaaagaaatcaaaaaactACATGAGCAAAGAGAAAAGCAAGCCGAGAAGCAAATTTTGAAGGATGAGGAAAGAAGGAAAGATTATATAGCTCCTAAGGAAGATGAATATAAAAGTAGCCACAAATCCACGAAAAAGAGGACAAGTAATGAAGACAAAGGCGACAAAgattcaaagaaaagaaagagagaatAA
- the ADF1 gene encoding Adf1p (CAGL0B00374g~Ortholog(s) have RNA polymerase II regulatory region DNA binding activity), whose amino-acid sequence MSKKQSTKTSKTSKTFSSRSKSSVPKKTGVNKISASERKKSKILTARLNKDADVAELKIIQELNDNKIAEEPKKRQTALDMNCLVKDQKRDKKVREHIEKINSETNSDMLKQLELMSGFSL is encoded by the coding sequence ATGAGCAAGAAACAAAGCACTAAAACATCGAAGACAAGTAAAACATTTAGTTCGAGATCAAAGAGCTCTGTACCGAAAAAGACTGGTGTTAATAAAATCAGTGCAtctgaaagaaagaaatctAAAATATTGACTGCTAGACTCAACAAGGATGCAGATGTTGCTGAATTAAAGATAATTCAGGAACTGAATGATAACAAAATTGCTGAAGAGCCTAAGAAAAGGCAAACAGCTTTAGATATGAACTGTTTAGTCAAAGACCAAAAGAGAGACAAGAAAGTACGAGAacatattgaaaaaataaactctGAAACAAATTCAGACATGTTAAAACAACTAGAATTGATGTCAGGTTTTTCTCTGTGA
- the MIC10 gene encoding Mic10p (CAGL0B00396g~Ortholog(s) have role in cristae formation and MICOS complex, mitochondrial crista junction localization) has translation MSNKEETKAKTVDYTPVRSILNDKWDVVLSNMIVKMGLGFGVGVVTSVLFFKRRSFPVWLGVGFGAGRGYSEGDAIFRSTAGLRSVKV, from the coding sequence ATGTCAAACAAAGAGGAAACAAAAGCAAAGACTGTTGACTACACACCTGTAAGATCCATTCTAAATGACAAATGGGATGTTGTCTTATCTAATATGATTGTTAAAATGGGCCTAGGCTTTGGAGTAGGTGTTGTTACTTCTGTGCTTTTCTTTAAGCGTCGCAGCTTCCCAGTATGGCTTGGTGTAGGCTTCGGTGCAGGTAGAGGCTATTCTGAAGGTGATGCTATCTTCCGTTCTACTGCAGGTTTGAGATCAGTGAAGGTTTAA